From Candidatus Methylopumilus planktonicus, a single genomic window includes:
- a CDS encoding ribose-phosphate pyrophosphokinase has translation MIFTGNANPILAEQVAENLGIHLGRADVGRFSDGEIMVELLENVRGRDVFVLQSTSHPTNDNLMEIMVIVDALRRSSASRITAAIPYLGYSRQDRRPRSARVAITAKVVANMLTSVGVNRLLTMDLHSDQIQGFFDIPVDNIYATPVLLKDLLEQNHKNLVVVSPDVGGVVRARACAKQLGSDLAIIDKRRPKPNVSKVMNIIGEVENRTCVIIDDMVDTANTLCEAAAALKKNGATKVVAYATHPILSGDAAKIITDSALDELVVTNTIPLNEVAMACKKIRQLSVAELLAETIRRISQGDSVSSLFME, from the coding sequence ATGATATTCACGGGCAATGCCAATCCTATTCTTGCTGAGCAGGTTGCAGAGAATCTAGGCATTCACCTTGGACGCGCTGACGTAGGTCGTTTTAGTGATGGGGAGATTATGGTTGAGCTCCTTGAAAATGTTCGCGGTAGAGATGTATTTGTTCTTCAATCTACAAGCCATCCAACCAACGATAACTTAATGGAAATTATGGTAATTGTTGATGCTTTAAGAAGGTCATCTGCATCGAGAATTACAGCTGCGATCCCTTATCTTGGCTACTCAAGACAAGATAGAAGACCCAGATCAGCTCGGGTTGCGATTACAGCTAAAGTTGTGGCTAATATGCTTACAAGCGTTGGTGTGAATAGATTACTTACTATGGATCTTCACTCTGACCAAATTCAGGGATTTTTTGATATTCCTGTTGATAATATATATGCAACACCTGTGCTTCTTAAAGATTTGCTTGAACAAAATCATAAAAATCTTGTAGTAGTGTCGCCGGATGTTGGTGGTGTTGTGAGAGCAAGAGCGTGCGCTAAACAACTAGGATCAGATCTTGCGATCATAGACAAACGTAGACCAAAACCAAATGTGTCTAAAGTGATGAATATTATTGGTGAAGTAGAAAATAGAACCTGCGTCATTATTGATGACATGGTCGATACTGCAAACACACTTTGCGAAGCTGCTGCTGCTTTAAAAAAGAATGGTGCTACTAAAGTGGTAGCTTATGCTACACACCCAATTCTTTCAGGGGATGCAGCAAAAATTATTACTGATTCAGCATTAGATGAATTAGTTGTAACAAATACAATTCCACTTAATGAAGTGGCAATGGCATGTAAAAAAATTAGGCAGCTTAGCGTTGCTGAACTCTTAGCAGAAACGATTCGTCGTATCAGCCAAGGTGATTCCGTAAGTTCTCTTTTTATGGAATAA
- the ispE gene encoding 4-(cytidine 5'-diphospho)-2-C-methyl-D-erythritol kinase, whose product MQANELKENGYKEFLAPAKLNLFLRVINKRLDGYHNIQTVFQLIDLYDNLFIKINESGLIRRTSQHTNIQESDDLSIKAAHLLKPFADNQSGADIFIKKSIPMGGGLGGGSSDAATTLIALNLLWQCQLTQKELQGLALKLGADVPFFIFGQNAWAEGIGENLTPFQTPPQDYLVIAPKEKVSTREVFESLELTKDRIPLKIAGFSNELGAKNLANDLQKGVLKKFKGITLVFDWLNQFGHAKMTGSGSCFFISLSSADEGKKIAEKRPEHTLGFVVKGLNNHPHFNLMLGT is encoded by the coding sequence TTGCAGGCAAATGAACTTAAAGAAAATGGTTATAAAGAATTTTTGGCGCCAGCAAAATTAAATTTATTTCTTCGTGTAATAAATAAAAGGCTTGATGGTTATCACAATATTCAAACAGTCTTTCAGCTCATTGATCTTTATGACAATCTTTTTATTAAAATAAACGAGTCTGGACTTATACGTCGGACTTCTCAGCACACGAATATTCAAGAAAGTGACGATTTAAGCATTAAAGCGGCTCACTTATTAAAGCCATTTGCAGATAACCAATCAGGTGCAGATATCTTTATTAAAAAATCCATCCCAATGGGCGGCGGTCTTGGGGGAGGCAGCTCGGATGCTGCAACAACACTTATTGCCCTGAATTTATTATGGCAATGCCAATTAACACAGAAAGAATTACAAGGATTGGCTCTAAAGCTAGGCGCGGACGTCCCGTTCTTTATTTTTGGCCAAAATGCCTGGGCTGAAGGTATAGGTGAAAACCTCACCCCTTTCCAGACCCCACCACAAGATTACCTTGTCATAGCCCCTAAGGAGAAGGTTTCCACGAGAGAGGTTTTTGAGTCACTTGAATTGACAAAAGACCGGATTCCATTGAAAATAGCAGGCTTTTCCAATGAATTAGGCGCTAAAAATTTAGCTAACGATTTGCAAAAAGGGGTCTTAAAAAAATTTAAAGGAATTACCCTTGTTTTTGACTGGTTAAACCAGTTTGGCCACGCAAAAATGACAGGCTCAGGATCATGTTTTTTTATATCTTTGAGTTCAGCAGATGAAGGTAAAAAAATAGCAGAGAAAAGGCCAGAACATACACTAGGCTTTGTAGTTAAAGGGTTAAATAACCACCCTCATTTTAATTTAATGTTGGGAACATAA
- a CDS encoding ABC transporter permease, with the protein MIINIARKELKSLFASPMGWTILALLMALLGNFYLTGVNKYFEVMSGAVRPAERVGVTIFVGQTVFGIARYIMLFAVPLLTMRLISEERRNQTLPFLFSAPISLTEIVLGKFVGLIIFLSILIVYIFMMLITLNIWSDIDFGYLLANSFGLWLLLGSFSALGIYFSSLTKQPIIAAILSFISLFALIFLESMFASDPNHWFAYISLMKHFQSFSRGLIDTSDLIYFFLFISTFLTLTIRRLDAERLRG; encoded by the coding sequence ATGATTATAAATATCGCAAGAAAAGAGCTTAAAAGTTTATTTGCTTCACCAATGGGGTGGACTATATTGGCTCTTCTTATGGCTTTGCTTGGTAACTTTTATCTTACTGGAGTTAATAAATATTTTGAAGTGATGTCAGGCGCAGTAAGACCTGCTGAAAGAGTTGGAGTCACGATTTTTGTAGGCCAGACAGTTTTTGGCATAGCGCGCTATATTATGCTTTTCGCCGTCCCTCTTTTGACGATGCGTCTTATTAGTGAAGAAAGGCGTAATCAAACATTACCATTTTTATTTAGCGCACCGATTTCCTTAACTGAAATTGTTTTAGGTAAATTTGTTGGGTTGATTATTTTCTTAAGCATTCTTATTGTTTATATTTTTATGATGCTCATAACGCTTAATATTTGGTCGGATATAGATTTCGGCTATCTACTCGCAAATTCATTTGGCCTTTGGCTTCTCTTAGGAAGTTTTTCTGCTTTAGGAATTTATTTTTCAAGCTTAACAAAGCAGCCTATTATTGCTGCAATCTTAAGTTTTATTTCATTATTTGCCTTAATTTTTCTTGAAAGTATGTTTGCAAGCGACCCTAATCACTGGTTTGCATACATATCCTTAATGAAACACTTCCAAAGCTTTTCAAGGGGACTGATTGATACCTCAGATCTAATTTATTTCTTTTTATTCATTTCAACATTTTTGACATTAACTATAAGACGTCTTGATGCAGAAAGGCTTCGTGGATAA
- a CDS encoding tetratricopeptide repeat protein, which produces MHLLRIFTFITFFLFSILANAKPDTSSSINNYTNPDLVFRLLLAEIASQRGELNLASELFLDLAKQTDNGFFAERATKLTGFTRNAALALEASKVWNELNKDSADAQQALSEILIANNKLSEAKPILQKLLLKEKTRASGFLYLNSMLSRVPDKKAVLTLVTELAQPYPKLAEAHFAVVHAAWISKDQKAYEKELAAITQIKPDWEMPILFKGQILAQDNPEKALNFYSSFLNKYPKSNDVRLEYAKLLTNGRKFNEAKNEFIKLVNTANSSAEITLAVGLLSVELEDYDLAEKYFLQSLKRKPKDKDQVFIYLAKIADKKNLSDVAITWLNKVGNGTHFIESKLITAEIIAKKESVDKALEFLNAIKSNSPDEKLSVVQLKTSLLTRFNRHQEAFELMQNEASNFAQSAEFKFDYALLADKLNKYDLMEKLLREAIKIKPDYAVAYNALGYSFVDRNINLDDAKKYIEVALSISPNNHYILDSMGWLYFRLGKLDSALSFIQKAYDVQADPEIAAHLGEILWAQGKKKEAGDVLELSLQSFPDNEVLKETFKRLR; this is translated from the coding sequence ATGCATCTGCTTAGAATATTTACCTTTATTACTTTTTTCTTATTCAGTATTTTAGCCAATGCAAAGCCTGACACATCTAGTTCGATTAATAATTATACCAATCCTGATCTCGTTTTTAGGCTCTTATTAGCTGAAATCGCTTCTCAACGTGGTGAGCTTAATCTTGCAAGCGAACTCTTTTTAGATTTAGCTAAGCAAACTGATAACGGTTTTTTTGCCGAACGCGCGACAAAACTGACTGGCTTCACAAGGAATGCTGCATTGGCTCTAGAAGCTTCCAAAGTTTGGAATGAGCTTAATAAAGATTCTGCTGATGCTCAACAAGCTTTAAGTGAAATACTTATAGCTAACAATAAACTTAGTGAAGCAAAGCCAATTTTACAAAAGCTACTCCTCAAAGAAAAAACAAGGGCGAGTGGCTTTTTATATTTAAACAGCATGCTTTCACGAGTTCCGGATAAGAAAGCTGTGTTGACTTTAGTGACCGAGCTCGCTCAACCCTATCCTAAATTAGCAGAAGCACATTTTGCGGTTGTACATGCAGCGTGGATTAGTAAAGATCAAAAAGCTTACGAAAAAGAATTGGCTGCTATCACACAAATTAAACCAGATTGGGAAATGCCAATTTTATTTAAAGGGCAAATCTTGGCTCAAGATAATCCTGAAAAGGCCCTTAATTTCTACAGCAGTTTCTTAAACAAATATCCAAAATCTAACGACGTAAGGCTTGAATATGCAAAGCTACTAACAAATGGTCGGAAATTTAATGAAGCAAAAAATGAATTTATAAAACTTGTAAACACAGCAAATAGTTCTGCAGAGATTACACTTGCAGTAGGTTTATTGTCAGTTGAACTTGAAGATTACGATCTTGCTGAAAAGTATTTTTTACAAAGCCTTAAAAGAAAGCCAAAAGACAAGGATCAAGTCTTTATCTATCTTGCAAAGATTGCGGATAAAAAGAATCTAAGTGATGTGGCAATTACTTGGCTTAATAAAGTAGGCAATGGAACTCATTTTATTGAATCAAAACTAATTACAGCAGAAATCATTGCTAAAAAAGAATCTGTCGATAAAGCGTTAGAATTTTTAAATGCGATAAAATCTAATTCGCCGGATGAAAAATTAAGCGTCGTTCAGTTAAAAACCTCTTTACTCACCCGATTCAATCGACATCAAGAAGCATTTGAGCTCATGCAGAATGAAGCATCTAACTTCGCTCAATCTGCTGAATTTAAATTTGACTATGCGCTCCTTGCAGATAAGTTAAATAAGTATGATTTAATGGAAAAGCTTTTAAGGGAAGCTATTAAAATTAAACCTGACTACGCTGTAGCTTATAACGCACTGGGCTATTCATTTGTTGATAGAAACATTAATTTAGATGATGCAAAGAAATATATTGAGGTTGCCTTATCAATCTCGCCTAATAATCATTACATTTTAGACAGTATGGGTTGGTTATATTTCAGACTCGGCAAATTAGATTCAGCTCTTTCTTTCATTCAGAAAGCTTATGACGTTCAAGCGGATCCAGAGATCGCAGCGCATCTTGGTGAAATTTTGTGGGCGCAAGGAAAGAAGAAGGAAGCTGGTGATGTTCTTGAACTGTCGCTTCAATCATTTCCCGATAATGAAGTTCTGAAAGAAACATTTAAAAGACTACGTTAA
- a CDS encoding response regulator, protein MATNSESILIVDDDPKIRDLTTKYLIDQGLNVHAASGGKEMDNFIVSHPVSLIILDLMMPEESGLAICQRLRGSGNFTPIIILTAKGDEIDRIVGLEMGADDYVSKPFNPRELLARINAVLRRNDLKQAQASNSENLAFGPFIFSSDTRSLTKNGAPISITSGEFELLKVFIDRPRQPLSRDQIMQLAKGRELDVFDRSIDVQISRLRKILEEDHTSPKFLQTMWGFGYIFVPDGDAVD, encoded by the coding sequence ATGGCAACCAATTCAGAATCTATTTTAATAGTTGATGATGATCCAAAAATTAGGGATCTTACGACTAAATATCTCATTGATCAGGGTTTAAATGTTCACGCAGCTAGTGGTGGCAAAGAGATGGATAACTTTATTGTGAGCCATCCTGTGAGCCTCATCATTCTTGATCTTATGATGCCTGAGGAAAGTGGACTTGCTATATGTCAAAGACTGAGGGGGTCTGGAAACTTTACCCCAATTATTATTCTCACCGCGAAAGGGGATGAGATTGATCGCATTGTGGGCCTAGAAATGGGAGCAGATGATTATGTATCAAAGCCATTTAATCCTCGTGAACTTTTGGCGCGCATTAATGCAGTCTTAAGACGAAATGATTTAAAACAAGCGCAGGCCTCAAATTCTGAAAACTTAGCGTTTGGCCCTTTTATATTTAGTTCAGATACAAGAAGTCTCACAAAAAATGGTGCGCCCATCAGTATTACATCCGGTGAATTCGAGTTATTAAAGGTATTTATTGATCGCCCTCGCCAGCCCTTATCCCGAGATCAAATTATGCAATTAGCAAAAGGACGTGAGCTTGATGTTTTTGACAGAAGTATCGATGTTCAAATTTCAAGATTAAGAAAAATTTTAGAAGAAGATCATACGAGCCCTAAATTTCTTCAAACAATGTGGGGGTTCGGATATATATTTGTTCCAGATGGTGATGCTGTAGATTGA
- a CDS encoding ABC transporter ATP-binding protein, with amino-acid sequence MSNLTLEAIELTRLFGGREAVKNVSFQLEKGEVLGFLGPNGAGKSTTMRMLTGNLAPSIGTVKICGIDMMENPKEAKALIGYLPEMRPIYKELTVDEFLTIASRLHKVPSKQIKKAVEIAKQKCGLSHMSKRLIENLSNGYQQRVAIAQAIIHNPLVLILDEPTVGLDPIQIREIRALIREIGQKHSVILSTHILPEVEMVCDRVQIIDKGNLVFHGSIDELKQHRQGNKLMVGFAKAPTISALNDIEGVSKVEKVEDRMYRIHFKNKQSPAEAIVKLSVKNSWGLYQIAPDQTSLEDVFVQLTQMKQKN; translated from the coding sequence ATGTCAAATTTAACCTTAGAAGCTATAGAGCTGACGCGCCTTTTTGGCGGTCGCGAGGCTGTTAAAAATGTAAGTTTTCAACTGGAAAAAGGTGAGGTTTTGGGCTTTTTGGGACCTAATGGTGCTGGCAAGTCGACCACGATGCGAATGCTTACGGGAAATTTAGCCCCCTCGATAGGAACCGTAAAAATTTGTGGTATTGATATGATGGAAAATCCGAAGGAAGCAAAAGCATTAATTGGGTATTTACCTGAGATGCGTCCTATATATAAAGAACTTACAGTAGACGAATTTTTAACCATTGCTTCTCGTCTTCATAAGGTCCCAAGCAAGCAAATTAAGAAAGCTGTAGAAATTGCGAAACAAAAATGCGGGCTAAGCCATATGAGCAAACGATTAATTGAAAACTTATCAAATGGTTATCAGCAGCGCGTAGCAATTGCTCAGGCAATAATTCATAACCCATTGGTTTTGATTCTTGACGAACCTACAGTAGGTCTTGATCCGATTCAAATTAGAGAAATTAGAGCGCTTATTAGGGAAATTGGTCAAAAACACAGTGTAATTTTATCTACACATATTCTTCCTGAAGTTGAAATGGTATGTGACCGCGTTCAAATTATTGATAAAGGTAATTTAGTATTTCATGGGTCAATTGATGAATTAAAGCAGCATCGACAAGGTAACAAGCTTATGGTGGGCTTTGCAAAAGCACCTACAATCTCAGCACTTAATGATATTGAAGGAGTTTCAAAGGTTGAAAAGGTAGAAGATCGTATGTATCGTATTCACTTTAAAAATAAACAATCTCCTGCAGAGGCAATCGTAAAGTTATCAGTAAAAAATAGCTGGGGACTTTATCAAATAGCTCCTGATCAAACGAGTCTTGAAGATGTCTTTGTTCAATTAACCCAGATGAAACAGAAAAATTAA
- a CDS encoding outer membrane lipoprotein LolB yields MNLFSALFLVAALFFSGCSTLNDPFEIFKSPSPAIETLQAIDENRFIEKFSIKAKFAYSVDSKGGSGRLIWRYENNQDEIDIFSPFNSQVAKIIYSSNDKLIIDANGKVLSGDDFDRYIQSLFGKNISPDLFRHLITNHVDQIKNLHKDENQLNRTTHFYNDEWNILINAFKTQDGLTIPSKISITQGTFSFNFIVEEIINIAGK; encoded by the coding sequence TTGAATCTTTTTAGCGCCCTTTTTCTTGTAGCAGCACTTTTTTTCTCAGGCTGCTCAACATTGAATGATCCATTTGAGATATTTAAATCTCCCTCACCCGCTATTGAAACCTTACAAGCGATTGACGAAAATCGTTTTATCGAAAAATTTTCCATAAAAGCTAAATTTGCTTACTCGGTCGATTCCAAAGGAGGCTCGGGTCGACTAATTTGGCGATATGAAAACAACCAAGATGAAATTGATATTTTTTCGCCCTTTAATAGCCAAGTCGCAAAAATTATTTACTCATCTAATGACAAACTTATCATTGATGCCAATGGGAAAGTTTTGTCGGGTGATGACTTTGATCGCTACATACAATCTTTGTTTGGTAAAAATATTTCGCCAGATCTTTTTAGACATCTAATTACAAATCATGTTGATCAAATTAAAAATTTACATAAAGACGAAAATCAACTAAATCGTACAACTCATTTTTATAATGATGAGTGGAATATCTTAATCAATGCTTTTAAAACTCAGGATGGCTTGACCATCCCCTCTAAAATATCGATTACCCAAGGTACATTTAGTTTTAATTTTATTGTGGAAGAGATTATTAACATTGCAGGCAAATGA
- the ychF gene encoding redox-regulated ATPase YchF produces the protein MKCGIVGLPNVGKSTLFNAITKASIAAENYPFCTIEPNIGIVEVPDLRIEKLIAIVNPEKTQPAIVEFVDIAGLVAGASKGEGLGNKFLANIRETDAIVHVVRCFQDDNIVHVSGKVDPLSDIEVINTELILADMETVDKTLHRENKKAKSGDKEAIQLVSILTKVVSHLDQGKLAKNLNLDQDELKLIKPLCLITVKPVMFVANVNETGFTNNPILDSLKALAQKDNLPVISICAKIEAEIADLEDEDKAIFLSELGLEEPGLDKVIRSAYTLLGLQTYFTAGVKEVRAWTVKKGATAPEAAGVIHTDFEKGFIRAEVISYNDFITYNGEQKSKEAGKMRLEGKEYIVQDGDVMHFRFNV, from the coding sequence ATGAAATGTGGCATTGTCGGATTACCTAACGTCGGAAAATCAACGCTATTCAATGCGATTACTAAGGCAAGTATAGCCGCGGAAAATTATCCCTTCTGTACCATCGAACCCAATATTGGGATTGTAGAAGTTCCAGATCTTAGAATCGAAAAGCTAATAGCAATAGTTAACCCAGAAAAAACTCAGCCAGCCATTGTCGAGTTTGTTGATATCGCAGGTCTTGTTGCGGGAGCCTCTAAGGGAGAAGGTCTTGGTAATAAGTTTTTAGCTAACATTAGAGAAACAGATGCCATTGTGCACGTAGTGCGCTGCTTTCAAGATGACAACATCGTTCACGTTTCTGGTAAGGTAGATCCTCTATCTGATATTGAAGTCATTAATACAGAACTTATCTTAGCGGATATGGAAACTGTGGACAAAACACTTCACCGCGAAAACAAAAAAGCAAAATCAGGAGATAAAGAAGCTATTCAACTAGTTTCAATTCTGACAAAAGTTGTATCACACCTTGATCAGGGAAAATTGGCTAAAAATTTAAATTTAGATCAGGATGAGCTTAAACTTATTAAGCCTCTTTGCTTAATCACTGTGAAGCCTGTCATGTTTGTTGCTAATGTGAACGAAACAGGATTCACGAATAACCCTATATTGGACTCACTTAAAGCATTGGCTCAAAAAGATAATCTTCCTGTAATTTCTATTTGCGCAAAAATTGAAGCTGAAATTGCTGATCTAGAAGACGAAGATAAAGCAATATTTCTTAGTGAGCTCGGTTTAGAAGAGCCAGGTCTCGATAAAGTTATTAGATCAGCTTATACGCTATTAGGTTTGCAAACCTACTTCACAGCAGGCGTCAAAGAAGTAAGGGCTTGGACTGTAAAAAAAGGTGCAACTGCTCCTGAAGCTGCCGGTGTTATCCATACAGACTTTGAAAAAGGTTTTATTCGTGCAGAAGTTATTTCTTACAATGATTTTATTACATACAATGGCGAGCAAAAATCTAAAGAGGCAGGAAAAATGCGCTTAGAGGGTAAGGAATATATTGTTCAAGATGGGGATGTGATGCATTTCAGGTTTAACGTTTAA
- a CDS encoding 50S ribosomal protein L25/general stress protein Ctc, with amino-acid sequence MKIEINATKRGVKGTGASRRLRHAGIVPGILYGGGKEPVSLDLEHKSLFLQFRHEAFHASILTLNLEGGKESVLLRDYQMHPVRNTIQHIDFQRVNENEKIHVKVPFHFANAEVSPGVKLNGGIVAHIMTEANISCLPKDLPEFIEVDLAALDIGQSVHLSQIKVAEGVEFVQLSHGNDAAVASVAKPRAVVEEVVAKPVEGAADAAAPAAADGAKLAEGAASADEAKSDKAK; translated from the coding sequence ATGAAAATCGAAATTAATGCAACAAAACGTGGTGTGAAAGGTACGGGTGCGAGCCGCCGTCTTCGCCACGCTGGAATTGTTCCTGGAATCTTATATGGTGGAGGCAAAGAACCTGTCTCGCTTGACCTAGAACATAAATCTTTATTTTTACAATTTAGACATGAAGCATTTCATGCATCTATCTTGACGCTCAACTTAGAAGGCGGCAAAGAGTCTGTCTTGTTAAGAGATTATCAAATGCATCCTGTAAGAAACACCATTCAGCATATTGATTTTCAACGCGTCAATGAAAATGAAAAAATTCACGTGAAAGTCCCCTTCCACTTCGCTAATGCCGAAGTATCGCCAGGCGTTAAACTTAACGGTGGTATTGTGGCTCACATTATGACTGAAGCAAATATCTCCTGCTTACCAAAAGATCTTCCTGAATTTATTGAGGTTGATTTGGCAGCGCTTGATATTGGCCAATCGGTTCACTTATCACAAATTAAAGTCGCTGAAGGTGTTGAATTCGTTCAGCTTTCTCATGGTAACGATGCAGCAGTTGCATCTGTAGCTAAACCAAGAGCAGTGGTTGAAGAAGTCGTAGCTAAACCAGTTGAAGGTGCAGCTGATGCAGCCGCTCCAGCAGCAGCTGATGGTGCTAAGCTAGCTGAAGGTGCAGCCTCAGCTGATGAAGCTAAATCAGACAAAGCTAAGTAA
- a CDS encoding GNAT family N-acetyltransferase, whose amino-acid sequence MAALEFQSSFKNINQKEWNDLTKSNPFLRLEFFQSLETSKSIGEGTGWQPFPVTVTDQGRLVGASPIFLKEHSYGEYVFDWSWAEAYQKYGKNYYPKIVSSIPFTPATGPRIFGLDQSIKKNIVMQLEDLAYKNKISSIHILFCDESERDMHEDSKWMPREGVQFKWQNKHYNNFEEFLSQLSHDKRKKIKQERKKIKDLGFEIKKIKGPEITETDLDFFYACYCNTYQEHHSQPYLTRDFFSLIRESMPENLLLVLAYEGYLPIAGSFFIHDGKKLYGRYWGSKSFYPGLHFELSYYQGQEFCIENKISIFEGGAQGEHKMARGFEPFNTFSFHRIFDEKFEHAIKDFLRREKNGIDQYTNELNERVPYKTELNI is encoded by the coding sequence ATGGCGGCTTTAGAATTTCAATCTAGCTTTAAAAATATCAATCAAAAAGAATGGAATGACCTTACAAAATCTAATCCTTTTTTAAGGCTTGAATTTTTTCAATCACTTGAAACATCAAAGTCAATCGGAGAGGGTACAGGATGGCAGCCTTTTCCTGTGACCGTGACTGATCAAGGCAGGCTGGTTGGTGCTTCACCTATATTTTTAAAAGAACACTCCTATGGAGAATACGTATTTGATTGGTCTTGGGCAGAGGCCTATCAAAAATATGGGAAAAACTACTACCCAAAGATCGTTTCATCTATCCCGTTTACTCCAGCTACAGGGCCTAGAATTTTTGGATTAGACCAATCTATTAAAAAAAATATAGTCATGCAATTAGAAGACTTGGCTTATAAAAATAAAATATCATCAATTCATATTTTATTTTGTGATGAGAGCGAGCGAGACATGCATGAAGATTCAAAATGGATGCCAAGGGAGGGCGTTCAGTTCAAATGGCAAAACAAGCATTATAATAATTTTGAAGAATTCTTATCTCAACTTTCTCATGACAAGCGAAAAAAAATAAAGCAAGAAAGAAAAAAGATCAAAGATCTTGGATTCGAAATCAAAAAAATAAAAGGCCCAGAAATTACAGAAACAGACTTAGATTTTTTTTATGCTTGTTACTGCAATACCTATCAAGAGCATCATTCACAACCCTACCTAACAAGAGATTTTTTTAGCCTTATAAGAGAAAGTATGCCTGAGAACTTATTATTAGTATTGGCATACGAAGGTTACCTCCCTATTGCAGGATCATTTTTTATTCATGATGGTAAAAAATTGTATGGGAGATATTGGGGCTCAAAATCTTTTTATCCTGGTTTACATTTTGAACTTTCTTACTACCAGGGCCAAGAATTTTGTATTGAAAATAAGATTTCTATATTTGAAGGCGGTGCTCAAGGCGAGCATAAAATGGCAAGGGGCTTTGAGCCTTTCAACACATTTTCATTCCATAGAATCTTCGATGAAAAATTTGAGCACGCAATCAAGGATTTTTTAAGAAGAGAAAAGAATGGCATTGATCAATACACAAACGAACTTAATGAAAGAGTACCGTATAAAACTGAGTTAAATATTTAA
- the pth gene encoding aminoacyl-tRNA hydrolase: MNQIKLFVGLGNPGEKYSDTRHNAGFWWIDLVADQHNINLQNSDKFSSSIGKLSNSYEIYFAKPSTYMNDSGKALAAIIKFYKINPNEILVVHDDLDIDVGQAKLKFGGSHGGHNGLKSIFASIGSQDFWRLKIGIGHPGDKHLVVDYVLKNPSSKERSLIDESIEESSQLFNEIASGQFEKAMLNLHTNK, from the coding sequence ATGAACCAAATTAAATTATTTGTAGGTCTTGGAAATCCTGGCGAAAAATACTCAGATACTAGACATAATGCTGGTTTTTGGTGGATTGATCTCGTCGCTGATCAACATAATATCAATCTACAAAATAGTGATAAGTTTTCTTCAAGTATTGGAAAGTTATCCAATTCGTATGAAATTTATTTTGCTAAGCCTAGTACTTACATGAATGATAGTGGAAAAGCACTTGCAGCAATCATAAAGTTTTATAAGATCAATCCCAATGAAATCTTAGTCGTTCACGATGATCTTGATATTGACGTCGGTCAAGCGAAGCTCAAATTTGGTGGAAGTCATGGCGGACATAATGGACTTAAAAGTATATTTGCATCCATCGGCTCTCAGGATTTTTGGCGTTTAAAAATTGGTATTGGTCATCCAGGAGATAAGCATTTAGTCGTTGATTATGTTTTAAAAAATCCTTCATCTAAAGAGAGAAGTCTCATTGATGAATCTATAGAAGAAAGCAGTCAGCTTTTTAATGAAATTGCATCAGGGCAATTTGAAAAAGCTATGCTCAATCTTCACACTAACAAATAA